A region of Candidatus Delongbacteria bacterium DNA encodes the following proteins:
- the lpxD gene encoding UDP-3-O-(3-hydroxymyristoyl)glucosamine N-acyltransferase, whose product MRLSEISELLGTVLEGNPDLEIARLNKIEDALNNEISFLHNEKYFPQIDTTEAGAVIVPSNFKTDRDISLLKAENPYATFTKLLIFMNPEKPLVKSGINKLTEIDNSVQIDENPAIGAFVSIGENTRIGKNVVIMSNVSIDRDVTIGDNVLIYSNVSIRNGSVIGNNVILQNNCVIGSDGFGFAMQNDSQYGKIPQVGIVILEDNVEIGANTVVDRATLGSTIISKGTKLDNLIQVAHNVKIGSNTVIAAQTGISGSTKIGNNCMIGGQVGFVGHITVGNNVMIGAQAGVNGNVKEGSVVTGTPVRDMTKQRKIDASLSRVPDMIYDIKDLKKAVKALEEKSN is encoded by the coding sequence ATGAGATTATCAGAAATTTCTGAATTACTAGGTACGGTTCTGGAGGGTAACCCTGATCTTGAAATTGCAAGATTGAATAAAATTGAAGATGCTTTAAATAATGAAATTTCTTTTCTTCACAATGAAAAATACTTTCCTCAGATCGATACTACAGAGGCTGGAGCTGTGATTGTTCCATCTAATTTCAAAACAGATAGAGACATATCCTTGCTTAAAGCTGAGAATCCTTACGCTACTTTTACAAAACTTCTAATTTTTATGAACCCAGAGAAACCGCTGGTAAAATCAGGGATCAATAAATTAACAGAAATAGATAATAGTGTTCAAATAGATGAAAATCCTGCAATAGGAGCTTTTGTCTCTATTGGCGAAAATACAAGAATTGGCAAAAATGTCGTCATAATGTCTAATGTTTCAATTGATAGAGATGTTACTATTGGTGATAATGTTTTGATATATTCAAATGTTTCAATTAGAAATGGAAGTGTCATTGGGAATAATGTTATATTGCAGAATAATTGTGTAATTGGTAGTGATGGTTTTGGATTTGCGATGCAAAATGATTCTCAATATGGCAAAATACCTCAAGTCGGTATCGTCATTTTAGAGGATAATGTGGAAATAGGTGCAAATACTGTTGTTGATAGAGCTACACTCGGGTCTACAATAATTTCAAAAGGAACAAAATTAGACAATTTGATACAAGTTGCTCATAATGTGAAAATCGGTAGTAACACGGTGATTGCCGCACAAACAGGGATATCGGGATCTACTAAAATCGGAAACAATTGTATGATTGGAGGACAAGTAGGCTTCGTTGGTCATATTACAGTTGGTAACAATGTTATGATAGGAGCTCAGGCAGGAGTTAATGGAAACGTTAAGGAGGGAAGTGTCGTTACCGGCACTCCAGTTAGAGATATGACAAAACAGAGAAAGATTGACGCTTCACTTTCTAGAGTTCCGGATATGATTTATGATATAAAAGACCTGAAAAAAGCAGTAAAAGCGTTGGAAGAAAAAAGTAATTAA
- a CDS encoding bifunctional metallophosphatase/5'-nucleotidase — MKFNKILKMIFTALILAFAFGCSDSDSDKAKDYKLTIAHVSDTHAHVEPTEVSLKFDGTTTTKVKVGGFAKLASEITLLRNDKNLLFLHAGDMFQGTLFFTQYKGIESKELFGDMGLDVMTLGNHEFDDANQTLTNFVNSTVGNFDFVSANINFSSEPALQSKVSPYKIIEKDGGKIGVIGITTVETPTISSPGNLQFSNEKTAVENAVAELKNQGINKIVVLSHAGYDTDIEIAESVSDIDVIVGGHDHYLMGDHSAAGLTNESAYPMVFDHDGVKTLYVTSWEWAKVLGVLDITFDEDGKIKTYNGKSLLLMSDIQTDYTQKNSEGTYVAVNDSIWNSITSIVNENADLVMIAEDATMASRIAELKEPIQQLYEVKVADVNEDLWHVRVPGTEHPTAGLLEHGSYIAPIVCDGMLWKANDFGYNADIAIQNAGGVRVDIESGDLTVGRVYELMPFGNTLAILDIKGSDLKNVLEEAIEGAIGTKGTGAFPYVAGCKFTAKASNAAGERIISLEIGSDNSGWTDYDPLHTYRIVTNAFIGTGGDGYASFANNSYYYDSGNVDAEVFQSYCEHMGSLSRNPEVRVTLEY, encoded by the coding sequence ATGAAATTTAACAAAATCTTAAAAATGATCTTCACTGCTTTGATTTTAGCATTTGCTTTTGGATGTTCAGACAGTGACAGTGACAAAGCAAAAGATTATAAACTTACTATTGCTCATGTGAGTGATACTCATGCACATGTTGAACCTACAGAAGTTTCTCTAAAGTTTGATGGTACAACAACTACAAAAGTTAAAGTTGGTGGTTTCGCAAAACTAGCATCAGAGATTACATTACTAAGAAATGATAAAAATCTACTGTTTCTTCACGCTGGGGATATGTTTCAGGGTACTTTGTTCTTTACTCAATACAAAGGTATTGAATCGAAAGAACTTTTTGGTGATATGGGACTTGATGTAATGACTCTTGGAAATCACGAGTTTGATGATGCAAATCAAACTCTAACAAATTTTGTAAATAGTACTGTTGGAAATTTCGATTTTGTTTCAGCTAATATCAACTTTAGCTCTGAACCTGCTCTACAAAGTAAAGTATCTCCTTACAAAATAATTGAAAAGGATGGAGGTAAAATTGGTGTAATTGGTATTACAACAGTAGAAACTCCTACAATTTCATCTCCAGGTAATCTTCAATTTTCAAATGAAAAAACAGCAGTTGAAAACGCAGTTGCTGAGTTAAAAAATCAGGGAATAAATAAAATAGTTGTTCTTTCACATGCTGGATACGATACAGATATTGAAATTGCAGAATCAGTTTCTGATATTGATGTTATAGTTGGTGGACATGACCATTATCTTATGGGAGATCATTCAGCGGCAGGATTAACTAATGAATCAGCATACCCAATGGTTTTTGATCATGATGGTGTTAAAACACTTTATGTGACTTCTTGGGAATGGGCTAAAGTGCTTGGAGTTTTAGATATTACTTTTGATGAAGATGGTAAAATTAAAACTTATAATGGAAAATCTTTGTTACTGATGTCTGATATTCAAACTGATTATACTCAAAAAAATAGTGAAGGCACTTACGTTGCTGTTAATGACTCAATTTGGAATTCTATAACATCAATTGTTAATGAAAATGCTGACCTTGTGATGATTGCTGAAGATGCTACAATGGCTTCAAGAATTGCTGAGTTAAAAGAACCTATTCAGCAATTATATGAGGTAAAAGTTGCTGATGTTAATGAAGATCTATGGCATGTTAGAGTTCCTGGAACAGAACACCCAACAGCGGGTCTATTGGAGCACGGTTCTTATATAGCTCCAATTGTATGTGATGGAATGCTTTGGAAAGCAAATGATTTTGGTTATAACGCTGATATAGCAATCCAAAATGCTGGTGGTGTAAGGGTTGATATTGAAAGTGGAGATTTAACAGTTGGTAGAGTTTATGAGCTTATGCCTTTTGGAAATACATTAGCAATCCTTGATATCAAAGGATCTGACCTTAAAAATGTGCTTGAAGAAGCAATCGAAGGGGCAATTGGAACTAAAGGTACTGGAGCTTTTCCTTATGTAGCAGGATGTAAATTTACTGCAAAAGCTAGCAATGCAGCAGGTGAAAGAATTATATCTCTTGAAATAGGTTCAGATAATTCAGGTTGGACAGATTACGACCCACTTCATACTTATAGAATCGTTACTAATGCTTTCATTGGTACTGGTGGTGATGGTTATGCATCATTTGCTAACAATTCTTACTATTATGATTCTGGTAATGTCGATGCAGAAGTATTCCAATCTTATTGTGAACATATGGGTTCTTTGAGTAGAAATCCTGAAGTTAGAGTAACTTTAGAATATTAA
- a CDS encoding TlpA family protein disulfide reductase, with protein sequence MKKLVITMLILISISASMFSISCSKGTEKVKENTIAITDSTYLKEFNKATDIDSRREIQSKWAESNSTEALAYYANLFKTTETAENAYFLGRITEDPKTQLDLARKAISLDSNFTYGYKLLASVYSMTLFRGDDSYLVDFEKDYTLIEKFYEISKETGDADEIYFNALLQKGIFDKAEELLNKGITENKRWAGIFSQAKLQARMGNTEKVESIISDFVEQSIQGGRYEEADRKPLMVYYTSSIYVDSKMYDAAVNFLIKNDSETDKEIPVEIARMYSFKKDNENIFKYLFLAADRGFDSVKSLEDKDFDSIKSDEKWSKFSEQVKLNREKGAADRRKEVLASKFSKPAPIWSLEDVNGNTISLADLKGKVLVLDFWATWCNPCRMAMPVIDKWIKTSKPENVRVFSINVWEEGAKTKAPKFMTDNNYAMELLYGNNELTQQYGISGIPYICVIDQDGNIVYEEKGFSENLEENLVWWIDSLIK encoded by the coding sequence ATGAAAAAACTGGTTATTACGATGTTGATACTAATTTCGATATCTGCATCAATGTTTTCAATCTCTTGCAGTAAGGGAACTGAAAAAGTCAAAGAAAACACAATTGCTATAACTGATAGCACTTACCTAAAAGAATTCAACAAAGCTACCGATATAGATTCTAGAAGAGAAATACAGTCAAAATGGGCTGAATCCAACAGCACAGAAGCATTGGCTTATTATGCCAATCTTTTTAAAACAACAGAAACTGCTGAAAATGCTTACTTTTTGGGTAGAATAACAGAAGATCCTAAAACTCAGCTTGATCTAGCAAGAAAAGCAATATCACTGGATTCAAATTTTACTTATGGATATAAGCTTTTAGCTTCGGTTTACAGTATGACGCTTTTTAGAGGAGACGATAGCTATTTGGTTGATTTTGAAAAGGATTATACTTTAATAGAAAAGTTCTATGAGATTTCCAAAGAAACAGGTGATGCTGATGAAATCTATTTTAATGCTCTTCTCCAAAAAGGTATTTTCGATAAAGCTGAAGAACTACTAAATAAAGGTATTACAGAAAATAAGAGATGGGCTGGAATTTTTTCACAGGCAAAACTTCAAGCAAGAATGGGAAATACTGAGAAAGTTGAAAGTATTATTTCAGATTTTGTGGAGCAAAGTATCCAAGGTGGAAGATATGAAGAGGCTGATAGAAAACCATTAATGGTTTACTATACATCATCAATCTATGTTGATTCTAAAATGTATGATGCTGCAGTGAATTTTTTAATAAAAAATGACTCTGAAACCGATAAAGAAATTCCTGTTGAGATAGCAAGGATGTATTCATTCAAAAAAGATAATGAAAATATTTTCAAATATTTGTTCCTTGCAGCTGATAGAGGATTTGATTCTGTAAAATCTTTGGAAGATAAAGATTTTGATTCAATCAAGTCTGATGAGAAATGGTCTAAATTTTCTGAGCAAGTAAAATTAAACAGAGAAAAGGGAGCTGCAGACAGAAGAAAAGAAGTATTGGCGTCTAAGTTCTCTAAACCAGCTCCTATTTGGTCACTAGAAGATGTAAACGGAAATACTATCAGTCTTGCTGACCTAAAGGGAAAAGTACTCGTTCTTGATTTTTGGGCAACATGGTGTAATCCTTGTAGAATGGCTATGCCTGTGATTGATAAATGGATAAAAACATCTAAGCCTGAAAATGTAAGAGTCTTCTCAATAAATGTATGGGAAGAAGGAGCAAAAACTAAAGCACCTAAATTCATGACAGATAATAATTATGCAATGGAACTACTATATGGTAATAATGAACTTACACAACAGTATGGTATCAGTGGTATACCATACATATGTGTAATAGATCAGGATGGTAACATTGTCTACGAAGAAAAAGGTTTTTCTGAAAATCTTGAAGAAAATCTCGTCTGGTGGATTGACAGTTTGATAAAGTAA